In a genomic window of Amphiprion ocellaris isolate individual 3 ecotype Okinawa chromosome 11, ASM2253959v1, whole genome shotgun sequence:
- the glb1l gene encoding beta-galactosidase-1-like protein encodes MGSAAAAAFFLVVAVNLACSSVSGTVVSGKRSFSIDYKNNCFLKDGKPFQYISGSIHYSRIPQYYWKDRLLKMYMTGLNAVQVYVPWNFHEAVQGVHNFTGDRDLEHFLDLANQTGLLVILRPGPYICAEWEMGGLPAWLLQKPNIILRSADTDYLQAVNNWLAVLLSKMKRWLYVNGGNIITVQVENEYGSYFSCDYNYMRHLQTLFRFFLGEDAVLFTTDGNTDREMTCGTLQGLYATVDFGTDTNITEAFNRQRRFEPRGPLVNSEFYTGWLDHWGDQHAVVDTQKVSRVLGEMLTMGANVNMYMFEGGTNFGYWNGADHDTRFRSVVTSYDYDAPLTEAGDPTEKLLAIRDVISQFREVPSGPLPPATPKFAYGFVTMKKVGNISDLLSTLSPLGPVKSKYPLTFEEMKQYYGYMLYRTMLPRDLSEPTPLISPLNGVHDRAYVSINGVFQGLLERDTALVMKVTGQQGDTVDILVENMGRVNFGSKINDYKGLLSNLILGKDILTDWKIYPLDIDGAIASGWPHSNSQKSVRSPQRNPPPGPTFYMATLQTNSLTWDTFLKLNEWTKGQVWINGVNLGRYWPARGPQQTLYIPGPLLSATQPNNITVLELEGAPAHLRVLFMDRPQLNITAGKS; translated from the exons AtgggttctgctgctgctgctgctttcttccTTGTAGTTGCAGTGAACCTCGCCTGTTCTTCTGTCAGTGGGACTGTG GTCTCTGGAAAAAGATCCTTCTCTATAGACTACAAAAACAACTGTTTCCTGAAGGATGGGAAGCCTTTTCAGTACATCTCAGGCAGCATCCACTACTCCAGAATCCCACAGTACTACTGGAAGGACCGGCTCCTGAAGATGTACATGACAGGACTCAATGCTGTCCAAGT ATACGTTCCCTGGAACTTCCATGAAGCAGTGCAGGGCGTCCACAACTTCACAGGGGACAGAGATTTGGAGCATTTTTTGGATCTGGCCAACCAGACGGGTCTTCTTGTCATCCTGCGTCCAGGGCCGTACATCTGTGCAGAATGGGAAATG GGTGGACTGCCAGCATGGTTACTTCAAAAACCAAACATAATACTCCGCTCAGCAGACACAG ATTACTTGCAGGCAGTCAACAACTGGCTCGCCGTTCTCCTCTCCAAAATGAAACGCTGGCTCTATGTCAATGGGGGTAACATTATTACTGTACAG GTGGAGAATGAATATGGAAGTTACTTCTCCTGCGACTACAACTACATGCGTCACCTGCAGACTCTGTTCCGCTTCTTTCTGGGTGAAGACGCCGTCCTGTTCACCACTGATGGAAACACAGACAGGGAGATGACATGTGGGACTCTGCAAGGATTATATGCCACAGTGGACTTTGGCACAG ACACAAACATAACTGAAGCCTTCAACCGGCAAAGACGATTTGAACCTCGAGGACCACTG GTGAACTCAGAGTTCTACACCGGATGGTTGGACCACTGGGGAGATCAGCACGCTGTGGTTGATACTCAGAAGGTCAGCAGAGTGCTAGGAGAAATGCTAACCATGGGGGCCAACGTCAACAT GTACATGTTTGAAGGCGGAACGAACTTTGGCTACTGGAATG GTGCTGATCATGACACCAGGTTCCGCTCAGTGGTGACAAGTTATGATTACGATGCCCCGCTGACTGAGGCAGGAGACCCCACAGAGAAGCTGCTGGCCATCAGAGACGTCATATCTCAG TTTAGAGAGGTTCCCTCCGGCCCCCTGCCACCAGCAACTCCCAAGTTTGCTTATGGCTTTGTGACCATGAAAAAG GTTGGAAACATCAGCGATCTGTTGAGCACCCTTTCACCTCTGGGGCCAGTCAAATCAAAGTATCCTCTGACGTTTGAAGAGATGAAACAG TACTATGGATACATGCTGTATCGCACAATGCTGCCCAGGGACCTCTCAGAGCCCACGCCACTTATCTCTCCACTGAATGGGGTTCATGACCGTGCATATGTGTCCATCAATGGG GTTTTCCAGGGCCTGCTGGAGAGAGACACTGCACTGGTGATGAAAGTCACTGGACAGCAGGGGGACACGGTGGACATCCTTGTTGAAAACATGGGCAGGGTTAACTTTGGCAGCAAAATCAATGACTACAAG GGCCTGTTGAGCAACCTGATCCTGGGTAAAGACATACTGACTGACTGGAAGATTTACCCTCTGGACATTGACGGAGCCATTGCCAGTGGATGGCCTCATTCCAACAGTCAAAAGTCCGTCCGCTCCCCTCAGAGAAACCCTCCACCTGGACCAACCTTCTACATGGCCACCTTACAGACCAACAGTCTGACATGGGACACTTTTCTCAAGCTCAATGAATGGACAAAG GGCCAGGTTTGGATTAATGGTGTGAACTTGGGGCGATACTGGCCAGCCAGGGGCCCTCAGCAGACTCTGTATATCCCTGGACCACTGCTCAGCGCCACCCAACCCAACAACATCACAGTGCTGGAGCTGGAAGGAGCCCCGGCACACTTGCGGGTTCTTTTTATGGATCGGCCTCAGCTCAACATCACCGCTGGAAAGTCTTGA